From a single Alkalihalophilus pseudofirmus genomic region:
- the remA gene encoding extracellular matrix/biofilm regulator RemA — protein sequence MNIKLINIGFGNIVSANRIISIVSPESAPIKRIIQDARDRNMLIDATYGRRTRAVIIADSDHVILSAVQPETVAQRLTSKEDGAEEA from the coding sequence ATGAATATTAAACTCATTAACATTGGATTTGGAAATATTGTTTCAGCTAATCGAATTATTTCCATTGTCAGTCCTGAATCTGCACCGATCAAACGCATTATTCAAGATGCACGTGATCGAAACATGCTGATCGATGCTACATATGGTCGTAGAACAAGAGCAGTTATCATTGCAGATAGTGATCATGTAATTTTAAGCGCAGTACAGCCTGAAACAGTCGCACAGCGCTTAACTAGTAAGGAAGATGGTGCAGAAGAGGCATAA
- a CDS encoding YicC/YloC family endoribonuclease, producing the protein MRSMTGYGRYSFKCDHFSIIVEAKAVNHRFFECSTRIPNEFLHLEEKIHSTVHNEIKRGKIDLFIHVEKAEFSKHKLEVDYELLKEYIKIANELKGSSNQVGGCLDVNTLLFDDRLVKKVEMEDKHAEEISLAILNSVTACIQELADMKEREGDRLKKDLFIQLNHISNVLSKIETKAPDINLHLQKRMEERVASSLKELSEAVVDRIIAEACLYAEKADVNEELVRMRSHLSHFKEISENHDFPIGRKLDFLVQEMNREINTIGSKIHDAEVRQFVVSLKSYIEKIKEQVQNVE; encoded by the coding sequence ATGCGAAGTATGACTGGTTATGGACGTTACAGTTTTAAGTGCGATCATTTTTCGATCATAGTAGAAGCAAAGGCAGTGAATCATCGCTTCTTTGAGTGCAGTACTCGTATCCCAAATGAGTTTCTTCATTTAGAAGAAAAGATACACTCTACAGTACATAACGAAATAAAACGCGGGAAAATTGATCTTTTTATTCATGTTGAAAAAGCCGAATTTAGTAAGCATAAGCTTGAAGTGGATTATGAGTTACTCAAAGAGTACATCAAAATTGCCAATGAATTAAAGGGATCATCAAATCAAGTTGGTGGATGCTTAGATGTAAACACACTTCTTTTTGATGACCGGCTTGTCAAAAAAGTGGAAATGGAAGATAAGCATGCAGAAGAAATCAGTTTGGCGATCTTAAATTCCGTAACTGCTTGTATTCAAGAACTCGCTGATATGAAAGAACGAGAAGGGGACCGGTTGAAAAAAGATCTTTTTATTCAGCTAAACCACATATCAAATGTTCTTTCTAAAATTGAAACAAAAGCACCAGATATTAATCTACATTTACAAAAGAGAATGGAGGAGCGTGTGGCCTCGTCTTTAAAGGAGCTCAGTGAAGCGGTAGTTGACCGCATCATTGCTGAAGCATGTTTGTATGCTGAAAAAGCAGATGTAAATGAGGAGCTTGTAAGGATGCGATCGCACCTTAGCCACTTTAAGGAAATTAGTGAAAATCACGATTTTCCTATCGGCAGAAAGCTTGATTTTCTCGTTCAGGAAATGAACCGTGAAATTAATACAATCGGTTCGAAAATTCATGATGCAGAAGTAAGACAATTTGTTGTTTCATTGAAAAGTTACATAGAAAAGATTAAAGAACAAGTACAAAATGTTGAATAG
- the rpoZ gene encoding DNA-directed RNA polymerase subunit omega, with amino-acid sequence MLYPSIDSLMDKLDSKYTLVTVSAKRAREIREDSSRGPLVNRPKAHKPVGMALEEIVEEHLRFERITPVEEE; translated from the coding sequence ATGTTATACCCATCAATTGATTCATTAATGGATAAATTAGATTCAAAATATACACTTGTCACTGTATCGGCAAAGCGTGCAAGAGAAATTCGTGAAGATTCAAGCCGCGGTCCGCTTGTGAACCGCCCTAAAGCACATAAGCCTGTTGGTATGGCGCTTGAAGAAATTGTGGAAGAACATCTGCGTTTTGAGCGTATTACCCCAGTAGAAGAAGAGTAA
- the coaBC gene encoding bifunctional phosphopantothenoylcysteine decarboxylase/phosphopantothenate--cysteine ligase CoaBC has translation MVNGKHIVLAVTGGIAAYKACALTSKLVQAGAEVKVMMSESAKEFVNPNTFQALSRNPVYDWTFHEPDPSKIAHIDLADWADLVVVAPATANVIGKLANGIADDMITTTLLATKADVYLAPAMNVNMYNHSAVQKNMQTLKDFGYSFIEGEAGYLACGWTGKGRMAEPEVIADMINRVFEERDTNSINELKGKHVVITAGPTQERIDPVRYFTNHSTGKMGYAVAAAAKRAGAEVTLVSGPTNLPRPAGVDVIKVISAEEMYQAVMSVYDSADIVIKSAAVADYRPKETFEQKRKKSPGEWSVEMERTRDILKTLGEKKANQILVGFAAESENVEEYAKQKLLKKNLDLIVANNITTPGAGFGSDTNIVTILSKDGEVKNYEQQTKDAVAKQILTDIIDYIERNRNE, from the coding sequence ATGGTAAATGGTAAACATATTGTACTAGCTGTAACTGGAGGCATTGCTGCGTATAAAGCCTGCGCGTTAACGAGTAAACTTGTTCAAGCAGGTGCCGAGGTAAAGGTAATGATGTCTGAGTCTGCAAAAGAATTTGTTAATCCTAACACATTTCAAGCATTATCAAGAAACCCTGTATATGATTGGACCTTTCATGAACCAGATCCGTCAAAGATTGCTCATATTGATCTTGCTGATTGGGCAGACCTTGTTGTAGTCGCTCCTGCTACTGCAAATGTCATCGGAAAACTAGCAAACGGGATTGCTGATGATATGATTACGACTACGCTGCTTGCGACAAAGGCAGATGTCTATTTAGCCCCTGCTATGAACGTAAACATGTACAACCATTCTGCTGTACAGAAAAACATGCAGACGCTTAAAGATTTTGGTTACTCTTTTATAGAAGGTGAAGCAGGGTATCTTGCTTGCGGGTGGACAGGCAAAGGTCGCATGGCAGAGCCTGAGGTCATTGCTGATATGATTAATCGTGTATTTGAAGAGAGGGATACCAATTCTATAAATGAGTTAAAAGGAAAACATGTGGTAATTACAGCGGGACCGACTCAAGAAAGGATTGACCCAGTTCGTTATTTCACGAATCACTCAACTGGTAAGATGGGCTATGCCGTAGCTGCAGCAGCTAAACGGGCAGGAGCAGAAGTGACGCTGGTATCTGGTCCGACCAATCTTCCTCGTCCAGCTGGTGTGGATGTGATCAAAGTCATATCCGCTGAGGAAATGTATCAGGCTGTAATGTCTGTATATGATTCTGCAGATATTGTCATCAAGTCAGCAGCAGTGGCTGATTACAGACCAAAAGAAACGTTTGAACAGAAAAGAAAGAAAAGTCCAGGTGAGTGGAGCGTTGAAATGGAGAGGACTCGGGATATCCTGAAAACACTTGGTGAAAAGAAGGCGAATCAAATTTTGGTTGGCTTTGCGGCTGAATCGGAAAACGTTGAAGAATATGCGAAACAAAAACTGCTAAAAAAGAATCTCGATTTAATTGTAGCAAATAACATTACCACGCCAGGTGCAGGATTTGGGTCTGACACTAACATTGTGACGATTCTTTCTAAAGACGGCGAGGTTAAGAATTATGAACAGCAAACGAAAGATGCCGTAGCGAAGCAGATATTAACCGATATTATAGATTATATTGAAAGGAATCGGAATGAATGA
- a CDS encoding calcium-translocating P-type ATPase, SERCA-type: protein MQWLRMTTEEVERSVRTKIETGLTEKEVQKRLGVYGANKLDDGKRTPAFLVFLNQFKDFMVLVLLAATLISGLLGEYIDAVTIMFIILLNGILGFVQERKAEKSLDALKELSSPQMMVNRSGVWQKVLSTQVVPGDVVKVTSGDRIGADIRLISANGLRVEESSLTGESVPVQKHASPLDAKDASLGDQENMAFMGTMVTQGNGVGVVVNTGMKTEMGKIAHLLQSTESLVTPLQHKLEQLGKILIAVALLLTALVVIIGVWQGHDVYTMFLSGVSLAVAAIPEGLPAIVTVALALGVQRMIKRRAIVRKLPAVETLGCASVICSDKTGTLTQNKMTVTRLWSGGKLWEVSGNGYEPSGAFRLAGVEVLPERERALQQLLSYGAICNNASLMTRSMKQGMLRKERTEYVLDGDPTEGALVVAAMKAGYSTEGLNEQYTRVMEFPFDSARKMMSVIVKDKKGRSFIITKGAPDVVLSQCTTISYNQQTEAFTSSRRTEVEGVISNLSSKALRTIAIAYRPLKANEVCSQPFEAERQLTFLGLEGMIDPPRPEVKGSIRECREAGIKTVMITGDHRLTASAIAKELGILREGGQVLEGRTLKQMSVEDLEGCVDDVDVYARVSPEDKLKIVKALQARGHIVAMTGDGVNDAPAIKAANIGIAMGITGTDVAKEASSLILSDDNFATIKSAIKEGRNIYENIRKFIRYMMASNVGEILVMLFAMMLGMPLPLVAIQILWINLVTDGLPAMALGMDQAEGDVMKRAPRSPREGVFARGLTWKILSRGFMIGAVTLAAFWITLEAHPDELIRAQTVAFVTLVMAQLIHVFDCRSEYSVYHRNPFENRYLVGAVVISVLLMIAVIYYPPLQPVFHTVALDMREWLLVLGMAAIPTVVLGGFQLFKRR from the coding sequence ATGCAATGGTTGAGAATGACTACAGAAGAAGTAGAACGATCGGTAAGGACCAAAATTGAGACAGGCTTAACAGAGAAAGAGGTTCAAAAGAGGCTTGGCGTTTACGGAGCCAATAAACTTGATGACGGTAAGAGAACACCCGCTTTCTTAGTGTTTCTGAATCAATTTAAAGATTTTATGGTTCTTGTTTTGTTAGCTGCAACATTAATCTCTGGCTTATTAGGAGAGTACATTGATGCAGTGACGATCATGTTTATCATCTTGTTGAATGGGATTTTAGGCTTTGTTCAAGAAAGAAAGGCTGAAAAATCGTTAGATGCCCTAAAAGAGCTGTCTTCACCGCAGATGATGGTTAATCGAAGCGGTGTGTGGCAAAAGGTTCTCTCCACTCAAGTCGTACCAGGAGATGTGGTGAAAGTGACAAGCGGTGATCGGATTGGTGCAGATATCCGTTTAATTTCAGCAAATGGGTTAAGGGTAGAAGAATCATCTTTAACAGGTGAATCAGTACCTGTTCAAAAACATGCATCACCGCTTGATGCAAAGGATGCCTCCTTAGGTGATCAAGAGAACATGGCGTTTATGGGAACGATGGTTACGCAAGGTAATGGGGTTGGTGTTGTTGTAAACACTGGTATGAAAACAGAAATGGGCAAGATTGCCCACTTGCTGCAATCAACCGAATCACTTGTTACACCTCTTCAGCACAAATTAGAGCAGTTAGGAAAGATTTTGATTGCTGTTGCCTTATTACTAACGGCTCTTGTCGTTATTATTGGGGTATGGCAGGGTCATGACGTTTATACAATGTTCCTATCAGGGGTTTCCCTTGCTGTAGCGGCAATACCTGAAGGTCTTCCGGCGATCGTCACAGTAGCATTAGCACTTGGTGTTCAACGGATGATTAAACGAAGAGCCATTGTTAGAAAGCTCCCCGCCGTTGAAACATTAGGATGTGCATCTGTTATTTGTTCGGACAAAACGGGGACGCTCACCCAAAACAAAATGACCGTCACAAGACTATGGTCTGGCGGCAAGCTGTGGGAAGTCAGCGGAAATGGGTATGAACCAAGCGGTGCGTTTCGTTTGGCCGGAGTAGAAGTGCTGCCTGAGCGTGAAAGGGCTCTGCAGCAATTACTTAGTTACGGAGCAATATGTAATAACGCTTCACTTATGACGCGGTCTATGAAGCAGGGGATGTTACGAAAAGAGAGAACTGAATATGTGTTAGATGGAGATCCGACTGAAGGGGCTCTTGTCGTAGCTGCCATGAAGGCTGGATACAGTACAGAGGGTCTGAATGAACAATACACTAGAGTAATGGAATTTCCTTTTGACTCCGCAAGAAAGATGATGAGCGTCATAGTTAAAGATAAGAAAGGGAGATCTTTTATTATTACAAAAGGAGCTCCTGATGTCGTTTTATCTCAATGCACAACTATTTCATATAATCAACAAACAGAGGCGTTCACATCGTCTAGAAGAACAGAAGTAGAGGGCGTTATTTCTAATCTGTCATCTAAAGCGCTTAGAACGATTGCCATTGCTTATAGACCATTAAAGGCAAATGAAGTATGCAGCCAGCCTTTTGAAGCAGAGAGACAATTAACGTTTCTAGGGTTAGAAGGAATGATTGACCCGCCAAGACCTGAGGTGAAGGGGTCAATTCGTGAATGCAGGGAAGCTGGAATTAAAACGGTCATGATTACAGGCGATCATCGCCTTACTGCTTCTGCAATTGCAAAAGAGTTAGGGATCCTTCGTGAGGGAGGTCAAGTGTTAGAGGGGAGAACATTAAAACAAATGAGTGTAGAGGACCTTGAGGGATGCGTTGACGATGTAGATGTATACGCCAGGGTCTCTCCAGAGGATAAATTAAAAATCGTTAAAGCACTCCAGGCAAGAGGGCATATTGTGGCTATGACAGGAGATGGCGTTAATGATGCACCGGCCATTAAAGCAGCCAACATTGGAATTGCAATGGGTATTACAGGAACAGATGTTGCAAAAGAAGCTTCCTCGCTTATTTTAAGCGATGATAATTTTGCAACGATTAAATCGGCCATTAAAGAAGGCCGCAATATTTATGAGAACATCCGGAAATTCATCCGCTATATGATGGCATCAAATGTCGGTGAGATTTTAGTTATGCTATTTGCGATGATGCTAGGAATGCCGCTTCCATTAGTTGCTATTCAAATTTTATGGATTAATCTAGTGACAGATGGGCTGCCTGCTATGGCACTTGGGATGGACCAAGCAGAAGGCGACGTCATGAAGCGAGCACCAAGAAGCCCGAGGGAAGGGGTCTTTGCTCGTGGGTTAACATGGAAAATCCTAAGCCGCGGTTTTATGATTGGGGCTGTTACCCTAGCAGCATTCTGGATCACTTTAGAAGCACATCCTGATGAGTTAATCAGGGCTCAAACTGTTGCATTTGTCACTCTTGTGATGGCTCAGCTCATTCATGTTTTTGACTGCCGCAGCGAGTACTCAGTTTATCACCGAAATCCATTTGAAAATCGATATTTAGTTGGAGCAGTAGTAATCTCTGTTTTACTTATGATTGCCGTTATTTATTATCCTCCGCTGCAGCCAGTTTTCCATACGGTTGCACTTGATATGCGTGAGTGGCTGCTCGTACTTGGAATGGCTGCGATCCCGACTGTTGTATTAGGAGGATTTCAGCTGTTTAAAAGAAGATAA
- the gmk gene encoding guanylate kinase: protein MKKEKGLLIVLSGPAGVGKGTVCGALRKEETDIQYSVSATTRQPREGEVNGVNYFFKSRDQFEEMIKNDQLLEWAEYVGNYYGTPVDYVRQTLDNGQDIILEIEVQGALKVREKFPEGVFIFLMPPSLAELRARIVGRGTETEEVINKRMTVAREEIDMMKKYDYVVENDQVDLAVDRIKSIVVAEHCKRERLIEKYKELVEVD from the coding sequence ATGAAGAAAGAAAAGGGTTTATTAATTGTATTATCTGGCCCAGCAGGCGTTGGAAAAGGGACGGTTTGCGGAGCATTACGTAAAGAGGAAACAGATATTCAATATTCTGTTTCTGCCACAACCAGGCAGCCGAGAGAAGGAGAAGTGAATGGAGTTAATTACTTCTTTAAGAGCCGTGATCAATTTGAAGAAATGATTAAAAATGATCAATTACTAGAATGGGCAGAGTATGTCGGTAACTATTACGGTACGCCAGTTGATTATGTGAGGCAGACGCTTGATAATGGACAAGATATTATCTTAGAGATTGAGGTTCAAGGAGCTTTGAAGGTTCGTGAAAAGTTCCCAGAAGGCGTGTTTATTTTCCTTATGCCTCCGAGCTTAGCTGAGCTAAGAGCGCGTATTGTAGGGCGCGGCACGGAAACTGAAGAAGTGATTAATAAGCGGATGACTGTTGCAAGGGAAGAAATTGACATGATGAAAAAATACGATTACGTCGTAGAAAATGATCAAGTAGACCTTGCTGTGGATCGAATTAAATCCATTGTTGTTGCTGAACATTGTAAAAGAGAAAGACTTATTGAAAAATATAAAGAGTTAGTGGAGGTTGACTAA
- a CDS encoding Rqc2 family fibronectin-binding protein produces the protein MSFDGIMTRAITHELSHTLQSGRISKIYQPFKTELVFTIRANGANHQLLMSANASFARIHLTNEKYTNPEKPPMFCMLLRKHLEGGIIESIEQIDMERIIEMTIRNKDELGDVQSKKLIIEIMGRHSNIMLVDADSGVILDSIKHVSLSQSSYRTVLPGQLYKRPPEQEKQNPLDLDESAVLKEMDFNQGKLDRQLVDRFSGLSPLVAKEIIDRSGMSNRQTLPQAFLEVFSSVKDHEYTPQMIEADGKEYFSVIDLHHLNGEQRSFPTISNMLDRFFYGKAERDRVKQQAFDLEKMLRNEYQKNKKKLVKLERTLTDADKAKEYQKYGELLTANLYSVKRGDKKIEVIDYYEEEQPTIEIKLDPLKSPSDNAQAYFKKYNKAKNSVQVVLEQMEQTREDIDYLDQLIQQMESASPRDIEEIREELIEQGYLKRRQKPSKKKKKEEKPQLEVYTSSSDLTFYVGKNNKQNDYLTNKFARQDEIWLHTKDIPGSHVVIRSTDPDEQTIIEAATVAAFFSKARQSSSVPVDYTKIRHVKKPNGSKPGFVTYDQQTTVFVTPDEDLVLSLRAKQTT, from the coding sequence ATGTCATTTGACGGCATTATGACTCGTGCAATCACACACGAACTTTCACATACACTGCAGTCAGGTCGTATTTCTAAAATTTATCAGCCATTTAAAACAGAACTTGTCTTCACGATTCGAGCAAATGGTGCTAATCACCAGCTGTTAATGTCTGCAAATGCCAGCTTTGCCCGCATCCATTTAACGAATGAAAAGTATACAAATCCGGAGAAGCCTCCTATGTTTTGTATGCTTTTACGTAAACATCTTGAAGGCGGGATTATTGAATCGATTGAACAGATTGATATGGAACGTATTATTGAGATGACCATACGAAATAAAGATGAACTTGGTGATGTTCAATCGAAAAAATTAATAATTGAAATTATGGGACGCCATAGTAATATTATGCTCGTCGATGCTGATTCCGGCGTTATTTTAGACAGCATTAAGCATGTCAGTCTTTCTCAAAGCAGCTATCGGACAGTTTTACCAGGTCAACTGTATAAACGACCGCCAGAACAAGAAAAACAAAACCCGTTAGACCTTGATGAATCAGCTGTTTTAAAAGAAATGGACTTTAACCAGGGGAAGCTTGACCGGCAGTTGGTCGACCGTTTCAGTGGTTTATCTCCTCTTGTAGCAAAAGAAATTATTGATCGTTCTGGAATGAGCAATAGACAAACATTGCCGCAAGCATTTCTTGAAGTCTTCTCTTCGGTTAAAGATCATGAGTATACACCGCAGATGATTGAAGCTGATGGAAAAGAATACTTTAGTGTGATTGATTTACATCATCTAAACGGAGAGCAGCGCTCATTTCCTACAATTAGTAACATGCTTGATCGTTTCTTTTACGGCAAAGCAGAACGTGACCGTGTAAAGCAGCAAGCGTTTGACTTAGAAAAAATGCTTCGCAATGAATATCAAAAAAACAAAAAGAAATTAGTTAAACTTGAACGGACACTAACAGATGCTGATAAGGCAAAAGAGTATCAAAAATATGGTGAACTGCTTACAGCTAACCTTTATTCAGTAAAGCGCGGGGACAAAAAAATAGAAGTAATCGATTATTATGAAGAGGAACAGCCAACGATTGAGATTAAACTTGACCCGCTAAAATCTCCTTCAGATAATGCTCAAGCTTACTTTAAGAAATACAATAAAGCGAAAAATTCAGTTCAGGTTGTACTCGAACAAATGGAGCAAACTAGAGAAGATATTGATTATCTCGATCAGTTAATTCAACAAATGGAGAGTGCTTCGCCAAGAGACATCGAAGAAATTCGGGAAGAGCTGATTGAGCAAGGCTATCTAAAACGCAGACAAAAGCCTTCAAAAAAGAAGAAAAAAGAAGAAAAGCCTCAGCTTGAAGTATACACATCTTCTTCTGACCTTACCTTCTATGTCGGTAAAAATAATAAACAAAATGACTATTTAACAAATAAGTTTGCAAGACAAGATGAGATTTGGCTTCACACAAAAGATATACCAGGTTCACATGTGGTGATCAGAAGCACTGATCCGGATGAACAAACAATAATTGAAGCCGCGACAGTTGCTGCCTTCTTTAGTAAAGCCCGTCAATCTAGTTCAGTGCCCGTTGACTATACAAAGATCAGACATGTAAAAAAACCGAATGGTTCTAAGCCAGGATTTGTGACATACGATCAGCAAACAACCGTATTTGTGACTCCTGATGAAGATTTGGTACTGAGCCTAAGAGCGAAACAAACCACATAA
- a CDS encoding DUF2294 domain-containing protein, whose product MNKYEAEFSNVVRSFRKKHMGKGPGKIQTTFCKNWAICEMEGNLSPIERFIASADDGKQMLRSARTEMVKDMYRKNHPIEMEELLQCHFIDLFVDIDIERDFGMSVFVFDQNIEEKFGSDK is encoded by the coding sequence ATGAATAAATATGAAGCAGAATTTAGCAATGTCGTTCGCTCATTCCGCAAAAAACATATGGGTAAAGGCCCGGGTAAAATCCAAACGACCTTTTGTAAAAATTGGGCTATATGTGAGATGGAAGGAAACCTTTCTCCAATCGAACGATTTATAGCCAGTGCAGACGACGGAAAGCAAATGCTTAGGTCTGCTCGTACCGAAATGGTCAAAGATATGTATCGTAAAAATCACCCAATTGAAATGGAAGAACTGCTTCAGTGTCATTTTATTGACTTGTTTGTTGATATTGATATTGAAAGAGATTTTGGGATGAGTGTATTTGTTTTTGATCAAAACATTGAAGAGAAATTTGGTTCGGATAAGTAA
- the moaA gene encoding GTP 3',8-cyclase MoaA, with amino-acid sequence MNKAADQFNRPLRDLRISVTDRCNFRCHYCMPKEVFGPDYPFLKKDELLSFEEITRLTTLFTKASSIEKLRITGGEPLMRKDVDQLIDQLRRATKIDDIAMTTNGVMLPKMASRLKEAGLKRVTVSLDSLNDKRFGEINGRGIGVDQVLKGMDAAAEAGLGVKVNMVVQKGVNDHEILPMTAFFRKKGYTLRLIEYMDVGTSNGWRLNDVLTKREMIEKIDQVMPIQPIAPRYEGEVATRYRFIGSDDEIGIISSVSDAFCASCNRARISVEGKLYTCLFATKGTDFKQMLRDGSADEDIIHQIHSVWNRRDDQYSIERTEESSRNREKIEMSHIGG; translated from the coding sequence ATGAATAAAGCAGCAGATCAATTCAACCGGCCCCTAAGAGACCTTAGAATTTCAGTTACAGATCGCTGTAACTTTAGATGTCATTATTGTATGCCTAAAGAGGTATTCGGTCCTGATTACCCTTTTTTAAAGAAGGACGAGCTCCTTAGTTTTGAGGAAATTACAAGACTTACTACTCTTTTTACAAAAGCTTCATCAATTGAGAAGCTGCGTATTACAGGCGGGGAGCCGCTGATGCGAAAAGATGTTGATCAATTAATTGATCAGCTCCGTCGGGCAACAAAGATTGACGATATTGCGATGACAACGAACGGAGTAATGCTTCCTAAAATGGCCAGCCGTTTAAAAGAAGCTGGATTAAAAAGAGTGACCGTCAGCTTAGACAGCTTAAATGATAAGCGATTCGGTGAGATTAATGGACGAGGCATAGGGGTAGATCAAGTACTTAAAGGGATGGATGCAGCAGCGGAAGCAGGGCTTGGTGTTAAAGTGAATATGGTTGTTCAAAAAGGGGTTAACGACCATGAAATTCTTCCAATGACAGCGTTTTTTAGAAAAAAAGGCTACACCTTAAGATTGATTGAATATATGGATGTTGGAACGAGCAATGGATGGAGATTAAATGATGTTCTGACTAAACGGGAAATGATCGAAAAGATTGATCAAGTGATGCCTATTCAACCGATCGCCCCGCGTTATGAAGGAGAAGTAGCAACGAGGTATCGTTTTATTGGTTCAGATGATGAAATCGGGATTATCTCCTCTGTTTCAGATGCCTTTTGCGCTTCGTGTAACCGTGCAAGAATATCCGTTGAAGGGAAACTTTATACATGTTTATTTGCGACCAAGGGAACTGATTTTAAGCAGATGCTTCGTGATGGTTCGGCAGATGAGGACATTATTCATCAAATCCATTCAGTCTGGAATAGGCGGGATGATCAATATTCTATTGAGAGAACCGAGGAATCTTCTAGAAATAGAGAAAAAATTGAAATGTCACATATAGGTGGATAA
- a CDS encoding L-lactate MFS transporter yields METTKNRWLIALSAVGIHISIGSVYAWSVFTNPLIEAYGWSLSAVSLTFSIAILFLGVSAAFMGHFVEKHGPRKSGIVAAIFFGIGTIGAGFATSIESIFLLYVTYGVLGGIGLGVGYITPVSTLVKWFPDRRGLATGLAIMGFGFAAMIASPIMNSLINSVGIANTFYILGVVYLVVMLGSASYLAPPPKGWMPKGFEEKIQSGDKKPVADLSQLTANEAVKTKRFWYLWIMLFINVTCGIAIISVASPMAQEIAGMSAVAAAAMVGIMGLFNGFGRIGWASISDYIGRPNVYTTFFIIQIASFMLLPSLSHAIAFQAVVFLILTCYGGGFAAIPAYIGDIFGTKQLGAIHGYILTAWALAGLVGPILASTIRETTNSYAGTLYIFTGMFVVALIVSIFIRSDIKQLKEAQKEEGSQVAS; encoded by the coding sequence ATGGAGACAACAAAAAACCGCTGGCTTATTGCCCTTAGTGCAGTAGGTATACATATTTCCATCGGTTCTGTGTATGCTTGGAGTGTTTTCACTAACCCGTTAATTGAAGCATATGGCTGGTCACTTAGTGCTGTTTCATTAACATTTAGTATTGCTATTTTATTTTTGGGAGTATCAGCTGCTTTTATGGGTCATTTTGTGGAAAAACATGGACCAAGGAAATCTGGAATTGTTGCAGCCATTTTCTTTGGGATAGGAACCATAGGAGCTGGCTTTGCTACAAGTATTGAATCAATTTTTCTATTATATGTTACATATGGGGTCCTCGGAGGAATTGGACTCGGGGTTGGGTATATAACCCCTGTTTCAACCCTTGTTAAATGGTTTCCAGACCGCAGAGGATTAGCGACTGGACTAGCTATTATGGGATTTGGCTTTGCAGCAATGATTGCAAGCCCTATCATGAACAGCCTGATCAACTCAGTTGGCATTGCAAATACATTTTACATTTTAGGTGTCGTTTACTTAGTCGTAATGCTGGGGTCTGCAAGCTACCTTGCTCCGCCCCCAAAAGGATGGATGCCTAAGGGATTTGAAGAGAAAATTCAATCAGGCGATAAAAAGCCTGTTGCTGATCTATCTCAATTAACTGCGAATGAAGCTGTTAAAACAAAGCGCTTCTGGTATTTATGGATCATGTTATTTATTAATGTAACGTGTGGAATTGCCATAATTTCAGTAGCTTCTCCAATGGCTCAAGAAATAGCCGGCATGTCAGCAGTAGCTGCTGCTGCAATGGTTGGAATTATGGGGTTATTTAATGGATTTGGACGAATTGGCTGGGCCTCCATCTCTGACTATATCGGTCGTCCCAATGTGTATACAACCTTTTTCATTATCCAAATTGCATCATTCATGCTGCTCCCGTCCCTATCACATGCGATTGCTTTCCAAGCCGTTGTATTTTTAATTTTAACGTGCTACGGCGGTGGATTTGCAGCCATCCCAGCTTATATTGGTGATATATTCGGAACAAAACAGCTTGGTGCCATTCATGGATATATTTTAACTGCATGGGCGCTAGCAGGGTTAGTCGGTCCGATACTCGCTTCAACGATTCGTGAAACGACGAACAGCTATGCAGGAACATTATACATTTTCACTGGAATGTTTGTCGTTGCTCTTATTGTATCAATCTTTATACGTTCAGACATAAAGCAGCTAAAAGAGGCTCAAAAAGAAGAAGGCAGCCAAGTTGCAAGTTGA